The Eubacteriaceae bacterium Marseille-Q4139 genome has a window encoding:
- a CDS encoding DUF4392 domain-containing protein, with protein MNFYEELDAVMKQDFGNRGLLASLPPSPAAETAGSLCGAKRVLLLTGFPVRTGKDSFTGETDGPSGTANLAAALTGAGCQALVVTDAASAPLLKAALDFRAPKAGLLVLPETGTDAFIRSCIRDFSPTHFISLERPGKAADGHYHNMRGEIIDDMVTDSALFLSEAGKSGAVTISIGDGGNEMGMGAFEREIRSHVPCGQSICASESAMFTLAAGVSNWWGWGIASLLSVMCGKDLLPSEDEEAEMLRRVVAAGGVDGCTKRPEATVDALPLSLHLSLLRTVRSLTETAMKGAARETA; from the coding sequence ATGAACTTTTATGAAGAACTGGACGCCGTCATGAAACAGGACTTTGGAAACCGCGGGCTTCTCGCCTCGCTTCCGCCCTCTCCGGCTGCCGAGACGGCAGGTTCCCTCTGCGGCGCAAAGCGCGTCCTGCTGCTTACCGGCTTCCCGGTGCGGACGGGAAAAGACAGCTTCACCGGCGAAACCGACGGCCCCTCCGGAACCGCGAACCTGGCGGCGGCCCTGACAGGTGCCGGATGCCAGGCCCTCGTCGTTACCGATGCCGCCTCGGCGCCGCTTTTAAAGGCCGCCTTGGACTTTCGCGCGCCGAAGGCAGGGCTTTTGGTCTTGCCGGAAACGGGAACCGACGCTTTTATAAGAAGCTGCATCCGGGATTTCTCCCCCACCCACTTTATAAGCCTTGAGCGGCCGGGAAAAGCCGCCGACGGCCACTACCACAACATGCGCGGCGAAATCATCGACGACATGGTCACGGATTCCGCCCTTTTCCTCTCGGAGGCGGGAAAGTCCGGCGCCGTCACCATCTCCATCGGAGACGGCGGGAATGAAATGGGAATGGGCGCCTTTGAACGGGAAATTCGCTCCCACGTCCCCTGCGGCCAGTCCATCTGTGCGTCGGAAAGCGCCATGTTTACTCTGGCAGCCGGCGTCTCTAACTGGTGGGGATGGGGCATCGCCTCTCTCCTCTCCGTCATGTGCGGGAAAGACCTGCTGCCGTCGGAGGACGAGGAAGCTGAAATGCTCCGCCGCGTGGTGGCGGCCGGCGGCGTGGACGGCTGTACGAAACGGCCGGAGGCCACCGTCGATGCGCTTCCGCTCTCCCTGCATCTCTCCCTTTTAAGAACCGTCCGCAGCCTGACGGAAACGGCCATGAAAGGCGCCGCCAGGGAAACGGCCTAG
- a CDS encoding DUF3870 domain-containing protein, which produces MYGNDTILVVGQAKPSREDAIYNLHGEFYISLVVEKESGRILDVECNTILSVTRNFIASIFIGKSLRTDLKELEQEIRSRYFALTQKPLIACMKDAYNRYIMAVG; this is translated from the coding sequence ATGTACGGAAACGATACGATCCTTGTGGTGGGGCAGGCGAAGCCGAGCCGCGAGGATGCCATTTATAACCTGCACGGGGAATTTTACATCAGCCTCGTAGTCGAAAAAGAGAGCGGCAGGATCCTGGATGTGGAGTGCAACACGATCCTGTCTGTCACGAGGAATTTCATCGCCTCGATTTTCATCGGGAAAAGCCTGCGTACCGATCTTAAGGAGCTGGAGCAGGAGATCCGCTCCCGGTACTTCGCCCTGACGCAAAAACCACTGATTGCCTGCATGAAAGATGCCTATAATCGCTACATAATGGCTGTCGGATAA
- a CDS encoding ABC transporter permease: MMIFVIFGVVFFVFTILHLSPMDPAVNILGVTATPEQVENFNKIYGLDQPYLVQLFNWFKKILTLDIGNSYQGNEVVMEALMRKFPVTLQLTLASLTIAIIIAIPAGIVSAVRQYSGFDYVFMLLALLGLSIPNFWLGLILILNFSINLGWLPATYSPTNWLTLIMPAIVLGTSLAASVARMTRSSMLEVISADYIVTARAKGLSKKTVILKHALGNAMIPIVTVIGLQFGGMLGGSAVTEKVFNVNGIGSYIVDKQFIPDIPIVLAGVVYVAIIISIVNLLVDILYAFLDPRIKSKIKSQ, encoded by the coding sequence ATGATGATCTTCGTTATCTTCGGCGTTGTGTTCTTCGTATTCACAATCCTTCACCTTTCCCCGATGGATCCGGCCGTCAACATCCTCGGCGTAACCGCGACTCCGGAACAGGTGGAAAACTTCAATAAGATCTACGGCCTGGATCAGCCGTATCTTGTCCAGCTCTTTAACTGGTTCAAGAAGATCCTGACCCTGGATATCGGAAATTCCTATCAGGGCAACGAAGTCGTTATGGAAGCATTGATGCGGAAGTTCCCCGTAACCTTGCAGCTTACCCTGGCCTCCCTGACAATCGCCATCATCATTGCGATTCCGGCCGGTATCGTATCTGCTGTAAGACAGTATTCCGGCTTTGACTACGTTTTCATGCTCCTGGCGCTGTTAGGCCTTTCCATCCCGAACTTCTGGCTCGGCCTGATCTTAATCTTAAACTTTTCCATCAACCTTGGCTGGCTGCCGGCGACATACTCGCCTACCAACTGGCTGACGCTTATCATGCCTGCCATTGTCCTTGGAACCTCTCTTGCGGCCAGTGTGGCCCGAATGACCCGCTCGTCCATGCTTGAGGTTATCAGTGCCGACTATATCGTGACGGCGCGCGCAAAGGGTCTCAGCAAGAAAACGGTGATTTTGAAGCACGCCCTTGGCAACGCCATGATCCCGATTGTAACGGTTATCGGCCTTCAGTTCGGCGGAATGCTCGGCGGCTCTGCCGTTACGGAGAAAGTCTTCAACGTAAACGGTATCGGAAGCTACATCGTAGACAAGCAGTTCATCCCGGACATCCCGATTGTCCTGGCCGGCGTGGTCTACGTGGCGATCATCATCAGTATCGTAAACCTCCTGGTGGACATCCTGTACGCGTTCTTAGATCCGCGTATCAAGTCCAAGATCAAGAGTCAGTAA
- a CDS encoding ABC transporter permease has protein sequence MVSGKNVDPKLKWLGYVLVLTCVTGNIFGLILGLILLTKIRRRGEKGIVEWIEVIRRIFRDNMAALGFFVVIFLLSVSICSYLTFDYYVATENDYSALLLSPSIVYPFGTDNYGRCVFTRIIFGARISLVVGMLSTAMPIVIGGVLGAVTGFYGGKIDNAIMRVLDILYAVPGILLAIAIVAAFGANTFNLILALSLGNVPVYARTVRATVMGLSSSEFVEAARACGARDYIIIFKHIIPNSLAPIIVRATLSIGGAVLSTSSLSYLGLGVEPHIPEWGNILKIGSEYLETNSYLAIYPGLAIIVLVLAFNYLGDGLRDALDPKLK, from the coding sequence ATGGTTTCGGGAAAGAACGTGGATCCGAAGTTAAAATGGCTTGGCTATGTCCTGGTCCTTACCTGCGTTACGGGAAACATCTTCGGCCTGATCCTCGGCCTGATCCTGCTCACCAAGATCAGACGCCGCGGAGAGAAGGGAATCGTTGAGTGGATTGAAGTGATCCGCCGTATTTTCAGGGACAACATGGCAGCTCTCGGATTTTTCGTCGTAATCTTCCTTCTGAGCGTGTCCATCTGCAGCTACCTGACCTTCGACTACTATGTGGCGACAGAGAATGATTACAGCGCCCTGCTTTTAAGCCCGAGCATCGTGTACCCCTTCGGTACGGATAACTACGGCCGCTGTGTCTTCACGCGCATCATATTCGGCGCCAGAATTTCCCTTGTGGTCGGTATGCTGTCCACAGCTATGCCCATCGTCATCGGCGGCGTCCTTGGAGCTGTTACCGGCTTCTATGGCGGAAAGATTGACAACGCAATCATGCGTGTCCTTGATATTCTTTACGCTGTTCCCGGCATTTTGCTTGCCATCGCCATCGTGGCGGCTTTCGGAGCAAACACCTTCAACCTGATCCTGGCACTGAGCCTTGGAAATGTGCCGGTTTACGCGAGAACCGTCCGCGCCACGGTTATGGGACTTTCCAGCAGTGAGTTCGTGGAGGCGGCGAGAGCCTGCGGAGCCCGCGACTACATTATTATTTTCAAGCACATTATCCCCAACTCCCTGGCTCCGATCATCGTAAGGGCTACCTTAAGCATCGGCGGTGCAGTTCTTTCCACCAGCAGCTTAAGCTACTTAGGGTTAGGCGTTGAGCCGCACATCCCGGAATGGGGCAATATCTTAAAGATCGGAAGCGAGTACCTGGAGACCAATTCCTACCTGGCAATCTACCCCGGTCTGGCAATCATCGTGCTGGTACTGGCGTTCAACTACTTAGGAGACGGCCTGCGTGACGCATTGGATCCCAAGCTGAAATAA
- a CDS encoding ABC transporter ATP-binding protein yields the protein MSEKDTILEVKNLHVHYVTDDEEVKAVNGISFSLNRGESLGLVGETGAGKTTTALSIMQLIPDPPGIITEGEILFEGKNLIYNTDAENQKIRGNGISMIFQDPMTALNPIMTVGDQLTEALIRHQKIGKAEAQKKVKEMLEVVGVKSDRFDDYPHQFSGGMKQRVVITMALLCNPEVLIADEPTTALDVTIQAQVLDIMMNLREKYKMAMILITHDLGVVAETCDRVAIVYAGEIVEIGTVKDVYLHPLHPYTRGLFDSIPKIDEDTEQLMPIDGMMPNMADLPSGCCFHPRCKYAKPICSQKVPETVGTNHRCKCHFPLEEVKE from the coding sequence ATGAGCGAAAAAGATACAATTTTGGAAGTGAAGAACCTCCATGTCCACTATGTGACGGATGACGAAGAGGTGAAAGCGGTCAACGGCATTTCCTTCTCCTTAAACAGGGGCGAAAGCCTTGGCCTTGTGGGCGAGACCGGTGCAGGAAAGACGACGACGGCCCTGTCCATCATGCAGTTAATTCCGGATCCGCCGGGAATCATCACCGAAGGCGAGATCCTGTTTGAAGGAAAGAACCTGATTTACAATACGGATGCAGAAAACCAGAAAATCCGCGGAAACGGAATTTCCATGATTTTCCAGGATCCGATGACGGCCTTAAACCCCATCATGACCGTCGGCGACCAGCTTACCGAGGCGCTCATCAGGCACCAGAAGATCGGCAAGGCCGAGGCTCAGAAAAAGGTTAAGGAGATGTTAGAGGTCGTAGGCGTAAAATCCGACCGTTTCGACGACTATCCGCATCAGTTTTCCGGCGGCATGAAGCAGCGTGTGGTTATCACCATGGCGCTTCTCTGCAACCCGGAGGTGTTAATCGCAGACGAGCCGACGACGGCTTTGGACGTTACGATCCAGGCCCAGGTTCTCGACATCATGATGAACCTGAGAGAGAAGTACAAGATGGCCATGATCTTAATCACGCATGACCTGGGCGTTGTGGCAGAGACGTGTGACCGCGTTGCCATCGTCTATGCCGGCGAGATTGTGGAGATCGGAACCGTGAAGGACGTTTACCTGCATCCGCTCCATCCCTACACCCGCGGCCTTTTCGACTCGATCCCGAAGATCGACGAAGACACGGAACAGCTTATGCCCATCGACGGCATGATGCCCAACATGGCGGATCTTCCGTCCGGCTGCTGCTTCCATCCGCGGTGCAAGTATGCAAAGCCCATCTGTTCCCAGAAGGTGCCGGAGACTGTCGGCACGAACCACAGATGCAAATGTCATTTCCCGCTGGAGGAGGTTAAAGAATGA
- a CDS encoding dipeptide ABC transporter ATP-binding protein, with the protein MSSPLLEVQGLKKFFNVANGGVLHAVDNVSFTINEGETLGIVGESGCGKSTLGRAILRLHEPTAGKVIYNGMDITSFDKEEMRKMRQHMQIIFQDPYASLNPRFTISQIIEEPLKLHKLYKSDAERKKRVQELMELVGLSPAMANLYPHEFDGGRRQRVVIARALSINPKFVVCDEPVSALDVSVQAQILNLMMELQHKLGLTYIFISHDLSVIKHISNDIGVMYLGQMIEKTTKKNIFNRPLHPYTVALLSAIPSTNVLEKKKKIILKGEISSPINPKPGCRFSPRCPFAEDICRQVNPELKEVEENHFVACHRCKEMMNGSLHF; encoded by the coding sequence ATGAGCAGCCCATTATTAGAAGTACAGGGATTAAAGAAATTTTTCAACGTGGCAAACGGCGGCGTCCTCCATGCAGTTGACAATGTGTCCTTCACCATCAACGAAGGCGAGACCCTCGGAATCGTAGGCGAGTCCGGCTGCGGAAAAAGTACCCTTGGCCGTGCCATTTTAAGGCTCCACGAGCCGACGGCAGGCAAGGTCATTTATAACGGCATGGATATCACTTCCTTTGACAAGGAAGAGATGCGGAAGATGAGACAGCATATGCAGATCATTTTCCAGGACCCTTACGCCTCCTTAAACCCCAGGTTTACGATTTCCCAGATCATCGAGGAGCCGTTAAAGCTTCACAAGCTCTATAAGAGCGATGCGGAGCGGAAAAAACGCGTACAGGAGTTAATGGAGCTGGTTGGCTTAAGCCCGGCCATGGCAAACCTCTATCCCCACGAGTTTGACGGCGGACGGCGCCAGCGTGTCGTTATCGCAAGGGCCCTGTCCATCAACCCGAAATTCGTAGTCTGTGACGAGCCGGTTTCCGCCCTGGATGTGTCGGTTCAGGCGCAGATCTTAAACCTGATGATGGAGCTTCAGCATAAGCTGGGCCTGACGTATATTTTCATCTCCCACGACCTGTCCGTTATCAAGCATATCTCCAACGATATCGGAGTTATGTACCTGGGACAGATGATCGAGAAGACGACGAAAAAGAATATCTTTAACAGGCCTCTTCACCCGTACACGGTGGCGCTCCTTTCGGCAATCCCGTCCACCAATGTGCTGGAGAAGAAGAAAAAGATCATCTTAAAGGGCGAGATTTCCTCGCCGATCAATCCGAAACCGGGCTGCCGGTTCAGCCCGCGGTGCCCCTTTGCCGAGGATATCTGCCG